The Streptomyces camelliae genome window below encodes:
- a CDS encoding GAP family protein, producing MGAVLGDVLGFAAAVAVSPLPIIAVILILATPRGRLNGVLFTVGWILGLAVLGAVMLAIASPAGASAHKHPATWVGALKLALGVILVLFGARQWRRRPRDSSQAQLPKWMGAIDRLTPVKVFALGLALAALNAKNAPLTIAAGAAIGSAGLPVGQQIASLAIFVLIATLGLLAPLGVFLLGGERAKTTLANWKEWAAQHNVAVMAVLFFVLGVKLLGDGISILTSG from the coding sequence ATGGGCGCAGTCCTCGGTGACGTGCTGGGTTTCGCGGCGGCCGTCGCGGTCAGTCCGCTCCCGATCATCGCCGTCATCCTCATACTCGCCACGCCCCGAGGGCGGCTCAACGGCGTCCTCTTCACCGTCGGCTGGATCCTGGGACTCGCGGTACTGGGCGCGGTGATGCTGGCGATCGCCTCCCCGGCCGGCGCCTCCGCCCACAAGCATCCGGCCACCTGGGTGGGAGCGCTCAAGCTCGCTCTGGGCGTGATCCTCGTCCTCTTCGGCGCCCGGCAGTGGCGCCGACGCCCCAGGGATTCCTCGCAGGCCCAGCTGCCGAAGTGGATGGGCGCGATCGACCGCCTCACGCCGGTCAAGGTGTTCGCACTCGGGCTGGCCTTGGCCGCGCTCAACGCCAAGAACGCACCGCTGACGATCGCCGCGGGCGCCGCGATCGGCTCAGCAGGACTGCCGGTCGGGCAGCAGATCGCATCGCTGGCCATCTTCGTCCTGATCGCCACCCTTGGTCTGCTGGCCCCGCTGGGAGTTTTCCTCCTCGGGGGAGAGCGCGCCAAGACCACGCTCGCCAACTGGAAAGAGTGGGCAGCTCAGCACAATGTCGCTGTGATGGCCGTCCTGTTCTTCGTGCTCGGGGTGAAGCTGCTCGGAGACGGCATCTCCATCCTCACCTCCGGCTGA
- a CDS encoding sensor histidine kinase, with protein MQLTTWLQLVLGRPFRRAGHRTALVAAGLPLHLAVVPLWLWLLGTMAALVRAPGAVAVTPLPVLLTLVVTPLLTVGQRRRYRALVGKDLPRPAVPGPGRNWTSAVRRLTTRALWRQVCYHAVAGPLLAVLDLAVLAVWAAALVAASIYVWIWALPPQWRVTDLGYTTQAVYITAGGLALLFLGPRLTGALVRLEARAAEVLLGPSRTEKLARRVADLAESRAGVLDAADAERRRIERDLHDGVQQRLVSLAVNLGLARSTLGDLPEDARKVIDEAHREAKEAIAELNNLVRGLHPAVLEDRGLDAALSGVAARLPIPVRVAVDLPQRPSPTVEAVAYFVVSEALTNVVKHAQATQADVTVERIGETLLVVVADDGAGGADLAAAGGGTGLAGLAKRVASVDGTFSCRSPAGGPTVITVELPCAP; from the coding sequence ATGCAACTCACGACGTGGCTGCAGCTGGTACTGGGCCGGCCGTTCCGCAGGGCGGGACACCGGACCGCGCTCGTCGCCGCCGGCCTGCCGCTCCACCTCGCCGTGGTGCCACTGTGGCTCTGGCTGCTCGGCACGATGGCGGCGTTGGTGCGCGCGCCCGGCGCGGTAGCCGTGACTCCGCTGCCCGTGCTGCTCACGCTCGTGGTGACACCCCTGCTGACCGTCGGGCAGCGGCGGCGTTACCGGGCGCTCGTCGGCAAGGACCTCCCGCGCCCCGCCGTACCCGGGCCCGGACGCAACTGGACGTCGGCGGTGCGCCGGCTGACCACGCGGGCCTTGTGGCGGCAGGTCTGCTACCACGCCGTGGCGGGTCCGCTGCTCGCCGTCCTGGACCTCGCCGTCCTCGCCGTCTGGGCCGCCGCTCTCGTGGCCGCCTCCATCTACGTGTGGATCTGGGCGCTGCCCCCTCAGTGGCGGGTCACCGACCTCGGGTACACCACGCAGGCCGTGTACATCACCGCCGGCGGTCTCGCCCTGCTGTTCCTCGGGCCCCGGCTGACCGGCGCTCTGGTGCGGCTGGAGGCCCGGGCGGCCGAGGTCCTGCTCGGCCCCAGCCGCACGGAGAAGCTGGCCCGCCGGGTCGCCGACCTCGCCGAGAGCCGGGCCGGCGTGCTCGACGCCGCCGACGCGGAGCGGCGGCGGATCGAGCGCGACCTGCACGACGGCGTGCAGCAGCGCCTCGTCTCACTCGCCGTCAACCTGGGCCTGGCCAGGTCCACCCTCGGCGACCTGCCGGAGGACGCCCGCAAGGTGATCGACGAGGCGCACCGCGAGGCGAAGGAGGCGATCGCCGAGCTGAACAACCTGGTGCGCGGTCTGCATCCGGCCGTCCTTGAGGACCGCGGCCTCGACGCCGCGCTGTCCGGGGTCGCCGCCCGCCTCCCGATCCCGGTGCGCGTGGCGGTGGACCTGCCGCAGCGCCCCTCACCCACGGTCGAGGCCGTCGCGTACTTCGTGGTCTCCGAAGCCCTGACGAACGTGGTCAAACACGCCCAGGCGACCCAGGCGGACGTGACCGTGGAGCGGATCGGGGAGACACTGCTGGTGGTCGTCGCGGACGACGGCGCGGGCGGCGCGGATCTCGCGGCGGCCGGCGGTGGCACCGGGCTCGCCGGGCTCGCCAAGCGCGTCGCGTCCGTCGACGGCACGTTCTCCTGCCGCAGCCCCGCCGGGGGCCCGACCGTCATCACCGTGGAGCTGCCGTGCGCGCCGTGA
- a CDS encoding allene oxide cyclase barrel-like domain-containing protein: MRPIRAACLGTATALVTLLACAPVAGAAATDTDSAHAKGGDKVFKLIGRLAQETRFPVNPGGSPAQGDRAVFRSILFDQNDKQVGDTGGTCTTTRVDNGGEEECVVTYNLPGGQLSVQGMVFGFLNPGPPPSFDNGITGGTGKFDRARGTVHADTIATNTRRFTFDLDH; encoded by the coding sequence ATGCGCCCCATCAGAGCAGCCTGTCTCGGCACGGCCACTGCGCTGGTCACGCTTCTCGCCTGCGCCCCTGTGGCGGGCGCCGCCGCGACGGACACCGATTCCGCTCATGCCAAGGGCGGAGACAAGGTCTTCAAGCTCATCGGCCGGCTCGCGCAGGAGACCCGCTTCCCCGTCAACCCCGGCGGCAGCCCCGCCCAGGGCGATCGGGCCGTCTTCCGCTCGATCCTCTTCGACCAGAACGACAAGCAGGTCGGCGACACCGGCGGCACCTGCACCACCACCCGGGTCGACAACGGCGGAGAGGAGGAGTGCGTCGTGACCTACAACCTCCCGGGCGGCCAGCTCTCCGTGCAGGGGATGGTCTTCGGCTTCCTCAATCCGGGCCCTCCCCCTTCGTTCGACAACGGGATCACCGGGGGCACCGGAAAATTCGACCGGGCTCGTGGCACGGTCCACGCCGACACGATCGCTACGAACACAAGGCGCTTCACGTTCGACCTCGACCACTGA
- a CDS encoding response regulator transcription factor, producing the protein MRAVIAEDSLLLRIGVVKVLEAAGFEMCAQVADAEGLLAAVEEHRPDIAVVDVRMPPGFTDEGVRAALVIRRQYPRTAVLLLSQYVEERYAADLLATNTSGVGYLLKQRVADVEEFAEAVRRVAAGGTALDPQVVAQLLVRRHSDPLDRLTPREREVLELMAGGRSNSGIAAELVVSESAVAKHINSIFTKLDLPKADADHRRVLAVLRFLGVATA; encoded by the coding sequence GTGCGCGCCGTGATCGCCGAGGATTCCCTCTTGCTGCGCATCGGCGTGGTCAAGGTGCTGGAGGCGGCCGGCTTCGAGATGTGCGCGCAAGTCGCCGACGCAGAAGGGCTGCTGGCGGCCGTCGAGGAGCACCGGCCCGACATCGCCGTGGTCGACGTGCGCATGCCGCCCGGCTTCACCGACGAGGGAGTGCGCGCCGCGCTGGTGATCCGCCGCCAGTACCCGCGTACCGCCGTGCTCCTGCTGTCGCAGTACGTGGAGGAGCGGTACGCCGCCGATCTGCTCGCCACCAACACCTCGGGCGTCGGCTATCTGCTCAAGCAACGGGTCGCCGACGTCGAGGAGTTCGCCGAGGCGGTACGCCGGGTGGCGGCCGGCGGCACCGCGCTCGACCCGCAGGTCGTCGCGCAGCTGCTGGTGCGCCGGCACAGCGATCCGCTCGACCGGCTGACACCGCGCGAGCGGGAGGTGCTGGAGCTGATGGCGGGCGGCCGGTCCAACTCCGGCATCGCCGCCGAGCTGGTCGTGAGCGAGAGCGCGGTCGCCAAGCACATCAACAGCATCTTCACCAAGCTCGACCTGCCCAAGGCCGACGCCGACCACCGCCGCGTCCTGGCGGTGCTGCGCTTCCTGGGCGTTGCGACCGCATAG
- a CDS encoding class I adenylate-forming enzyme family protein — MNETPHALSSAPTLWDLVARRAALTPDRPVLLQGDRSLTFGDLRTRSERVAAGLYAIGVRPGTVVAWQLPTRIETVLLSLALARLGAVQSPVIPFYRDREAGFALRESKAEFFAVPGVWRGHDHTEMARRLGAKGIFEAYDDSLPEGDPSTLPAPPSEGTSVRWIYWTSGTTSDPKGVLHTDRSLIAGGSCLAHALRLTPDDVGSIAFPYAHIGGPDYLVMLLLYGFPAVLFEHFALPDALAEYRRHGVTMAGGSTAFYSMFLAEQRKQPPGTRLIPSLRLLAGGGAPKPPELHHAVVREMGVQLTHGYGMTEVPMITMGDPEDTPENLATTEGRPPSGMEIRIVDGEIRLRGEAVCQGYLDPAQTAAAFDAEGFLRTGDLGRLTDSGHLVLTGRLKDVIIRKGENISAKEIEDLLAAHPLVADAAVIGLPDADRGELVCAVVEQPPDADELTLPEVVTYLRAAGLSVHKLPERLEVVAALPRNETLRKVLKYKLRERFSRPFP; from the coding sequence GTGAACGAGACCCCGCACGCCCTGAGTTCCGCACCCACGCTGTGGGACCTGGTGGCCCGCCGCGCCGCCCTCACCCCCGACCGCCCGGTACTGCTCCAGGGCGACCGCAGCCTGACCTTCGGCGACCTGCGCACGCGCTCGGAACGGGTCGCGGCAGGCCTGTACGCCATAGGGGTCCGCCCCGGCACGGTGGTCGCCTGGCAGCTGCCCACCCGTATCGAGACCGTTCTGCTGTCCCTCGCGCTGGCCCGCCTGGGCGCCGTACAGTCCCCGGTCATCCCCTTCTACCGGGACCGGGAGGCCGGCTTCGCGCTGCGCGAGTCGAAGGCGGAGTTCTTCGCGGTCCCGGGCGTGTGGCGGGGCCACGACCACACGGAGATGGCACGACGGCTCGGCGCGAAGGGGATCTTCGAGGCGTACGACGACTCCTTGCCGGAGGGAGACCCGTCGACGCTCCCCGCTCCCCCCTCCGAGGGCACCTCGGTCCGCTGGATCTACTGGACCTCGGGCACCACCTCCGACCCCAAGGGCGTACTGCACACCGACCGTTCCCTGATCGCGGGCGGCTCCTGCCTGGCGCACGCCCTGCGCCTCACGCCGGACGACGTCGGCTCGATCGCCTTCCCGTACGCCCACATAGGCGGCCCGGATTATCTGGTGATGCTGCTCCTGTACGGCTTCCCTGCGGTGCTGTTCGAGCACTTCGCGCTGCCGGACGCGCTCGCGGAGTACCGGCGGCACGGGGTGACGATGGCCGGCGGCTCGACGGCGTTCTACTCGATGTTCCTGGCCGAGCAGCGCAAGCAGCCGCCGGGAACGAGGCTGATCCCGTCCCTGCGCCTGCTCGCGGGCGGCGGCGCCCCCAAGCCACCCGAGCTCCATCACGCGGTCGTCCGCGAGATGGGCGTACAGCTGACGCACGGGTACGGCATGACCGAGGTCCCGATGATCACCATGGGCGACCCCGAGGACACCCCGGAGAACCTGGCGACGACCGAGGGCCGGCCGCCGTCGGGCATGGAGATCCGGATCGTCGACGGCGAGATACGGCTGCGCGGCGAGGCCGTCTGCCAGGGCTATCTGGACCCCGCCCAGACGGCGGCCGCCTTCGACGCCGAGGGCTTTCTGCGCACCGGCGACCTGGGGCGTCTGACGGACTCGGGCCACCTGGTCCTCACCGGCCGCCTGAAGGACGTCATCATCCGCAAGGGGGAGAACATCTCCGCCAAGGAGATCGAGGACCTGCTCGCCGCGCATCCGCTGGTCGCGGACGCGGCGGTCATCGGCCTGCCGGACGCGGACCGGGGCGAGCTGGTCTGCGCGGTGGTGGAGCAGCCGCCGGATGCCGACGAGTTGACCTTGCCGGAGGTCGTCACATACCTGCGGGCTGCCGGCCTCTCCGTGCACAAGCTGCCGGAGCGGCTGGAGGTGGTGGCCGCGCTGCCGAGGAACGAGACGCTGCGGAAGGTGCTGAAGTACAAGCTGCGGGAGCGGTTTTCAAGGCCGTTCCCTTAG
- a CDS encoding class I SAM-dependent methyltransferase → MHRITTAAVAPIPARTRWAVAAGAGAALAAAWWLGDTAPYPYAQRGLLDVPLPFLTADRMDAVLQPRPGERILEIGPGTGLQSLHVAPQLGPEGRLDVLDIQQEMLDHVMCRAERDGLATIRPTRSDARELPYADGTFDAVYAVTALGEIPEPDRVLREAARVLAPGGRLVIGEFFDRHWIPFGRLHRLADAAGLHLTERRGPSPAYLARFRPCGAHAPVRQGEHLADGDRESDDGKA, encoded by the coding sequence ATGCACCGCATCACCACCGCCGCCGTCGCCCCGATCCCGGCCCGGACCCGCTGGGCGGTCGCCGCCGGCGCGGGCGCCGCGTTGGCCGCCGCCTGGTGGCTGGGCGACACGGCGCCCTATCCGTACGCCCAACGCGGCCTGCTCGACGTGCCGTTGCCGTTCCTGACAGCCGACCGGATGGATGCCGTACTGCAACCGCGGCCGGGGGAGCGGATCCTGGAGATCGGCCCGGGGACGGGCCTGCAGTCGCTGCACGTCGCCCCGCAGCTCGGGCCGGAGGGACGGCTCGATGTGCTCGACATCCAGCAGGAGATGCTCGACCACGTGATGTGCCGCGCCGAGCGCGACGGCCTGGCGACGATCAGGCCCACCCGCTCGGACGCACGTGAACTGCCCTACGCCGACGGGACATTCGACGCCGTATATGCCGTGACCGCGCTCGGCGAGATCCCCGAGCCGGATCGGGTACTGCGCGAGGCGGCACGGGTGCTGGCACCAGGCGGGCGGCTGGTGATCGGCGAGTTCTTCGACCGGCACTGGATCCCCTTCGGCCGGCTGCACCGGCTCGCCGACGCCGCCGGCCTCCACCTGACCGAGCGCCGCGGCCCAAGCCCGGCATACCTCGCCCGCTTCCGACCCTGCGGAGCCCACGCGCCCGTTCGCCAGGGCGAGCACCTCGCCGACGGCGACCGGGAAAGCGACGACGGGAAAGCGTGA